The segment AAGTTTACTGTGTGGTCATGGGCGGTTTCAGCGATGAAGCCGCTTTTATTTTGGGCGCTAGAGGTTGGATTGCGAATCAAGTAGAAAGTGTTGAAGCCGATCGACAAATTCTTCTGGTTTTTCAAAATGAACGTTATGACCGCAATCTGAAACGATCACCAGTTCTGCGGTTGGACAGAGCGCCGCCATTTCTTGATTGATTTCGATGAATTTACGATCGCATTCTCCCACAATCAACAAAATCGGCTGCCGATGCGATTCTAATGTCTTCCATAAACTCGGCTGCATTCCCGTTCCCATTTCTCTGAGCGATCGCGCAAGTTCAAGCGGATTATTCTTTGCTCTCTCTTGTACGATTTGCACGAAGTTCGGATGCGCAGCAAATGATCGAAACAGCGGCATGTTGTACCAATCTCTTAAGAACTGCTGGAAATCTGCTTCTAATCGATTAGCTAATTCGTGATCGTGCTGGATTCTCTGCGATCGCTCTCTGGCTGTTTTCAGCCCTGGTGAACCTGATTCGATCACAACCTTCGGAAATCGATCAGGATAAGTCAACGCCAAATAGAGCGCTAAGCGTCCGCCCATTGAGTATCCGACCAAATTGGCTTGATCAATTTGTGCCTGTGTTAAAAGCTCAACGATCGCTTCAGCAGTGT is part of the Leptolyngbya boryana PCC 6306 genome and harbors:
- the menH gene encoding 2-succinyl-6-hydroxy-2,4-cyclohexadiene-1-carboxylate synthase, translating into MRGSTAGKRSCFELGFNIVPQKFTEMLLNFTSASSQPAVLFLHGFLGNHTEFHSVSSRLEQFNCMAIDLPGHGKTQETWEYSLPNTAEAIVELLTQAQIDQANLVGYSMGGRLALYLALTYPDRFPKVVIESGSPGLKTARERSQRIQHDHELANRLEADFQQFLRDWYNMPLFRSFAAHPNFVQIVQERAKNNPLELARSLREMGTGMQPSLWKTLESHRQPILLIVGECDRKFIEINQEMAALCPTAELVIVSDCGHNVHFEKPEEFVDRLQHFLLDSQSNL